In Glycine soja cultivar W05 chromosome 10, ASM419377v2, whole genome shotgun sequence, the genomic stretch GAAACTATATCTTTCCCATGGTATATTGACATATTTATATGCTTGCCATTTTTGGTGCCAAAATTCATGTGTACAACTCTTACCAatatatgcttcttttttttttgtgcacaAACATTTTGTTCAGCTTCTTCCCTTTCTTACCAATTTGTGctagaaaaataaatgtatgaGGTTATGAAGCATGACAACAAGGCAACTATTATCATGATTTTTACCTCTGTAAAGTGATTCTCATCcatccattttcttttttgtattaaGCAGTTTATTTTGGATGTGCAATTCTTGGTGGAAATTGGAATGTACGGAGGATATTTCTCCAGCGATCCTTTGCTCCTTCTCACTCTCATGAAATCAACCTTCAATTCAGCCGGACTAGACCCTTTCAAGTAATGCATTCTTATTTATAGTGCTTGAGAAATTCAGAGTTCTTTATTAATCATAGCTCTGTAAAGTGCAAACTCAAAACCGTCTAATCACACATGCCACATATTTCTTGAACAAAATGCACATACATAAATTTTACAAGCAATAATTTCTTGGCATCCTTAAATGCAAGTCTTCCCTAGTCTCTTGTTCGATTACATTTGTAACAAACCATGGTTCTTCCAAATTCATACCAttccttcctttttctctcttttgttcTTCATAAAGAGCCCCTTCATAATCTTctctataataattattaaataatagtcATCAAGAGGTTGTCATGGTATTAAAAGCAACCAATGTTTCAAACATTGACTGGTGTTTCCTTTATAGAGATGTAGATGATGATGATTGGGCTATAGATGCTGCTACTAAAACAATTCAAAAgctgttggagtttgagaaaaCAAGTTTGCATCCAAAGGAGCCTGCAGTTACCATCAAAGAGGAGTCACATGAGCATGAGAGCCAAATCAATCAATTAGCATATGAAAGTAATTTTTCCGAGGAAGATGATATAAGTTCTTCAGAGAATAACGTAGTAGATACATCATTGGATGCAGAGAAAGATGAGGTTGCAAAACATGAATTAGAAGTTGCTATTGATGCAAAAATGGCTTCACTAGACACAGTATTTAGCCCTGGAGAGGGATCATTAGTGGAGAGAGATTATTATGTTGACTCAAACACTTCAAATTTGATACCAACTTCTATCATTACTTTTCAATTAGAGGATGCTGATTTTGAAGAGGCAGCAGATACAAAAAATGATGAATTGACTCCAACATCTTCTGTGGGTGAGGTAGGACTCAATTCTGAGGAGGAAACTAAATCAAAATCAGACGAATGGCCAacacttatataatttattaattatatatttacacaattttaattttgtacttTGATTTAAGGCACTTATTTGAATGCCTTAGTGTCAATGCCACACATAACTATTCAGCATGACTAGTGTATGCACTAGCGCAAACCCTATGCCAAAGTCTGCACCAAGGCCTGGTTTAATATCTCTGATCACATTTAACAATACTCATCTTAAATAGCAAGAATTTAGGTTCctaatccataaaaaaaatgtttgttgaaaGTCTTGCTgtcttagtgttttttttttttttacaacgaCAATAATGAGaatcaaatttaagtttttatgtATCTATCCCGATCTCCACAGTGCTAAAAAAAccaattaattaactaatgagATGGTagacatatatttatttaaaaataaaataacaaacaaaactCTAATATTTCAAGAATTTAGGTTGAGAATCTAGTCCTGAAGAtcctcccaaaaaaaaaatctggtcCTTAAGATATGGGTATGGATAATAATGGGTAAAGAATTATAAAGTGTTTCTGTATTcacgattaaaaaaaaaaatccactccTGTATATAACACAATTAAACTTACTACAAATTAACAGCAGCATTCAAATATCCATTCTTATATATTGCCCCTTATATCCGGAATTAAGCTTATTCAGGTACTTAATCTAAATTAACAGATCCTATTAGAGTAATTTAAAAACAAGATAATTTCAACTTACACTTATCTCATAAATTTTTGCAAGTAAATACTAATACTTATATCCGGAATTAAACTTAGTGGGTAATTTTTCTCTCCATTATCAAATTTATCTTCCAAATTTGCAAGATATTCCCTTTTTTTTAAGGGATGCATGATATTCCTAATCACTCAGAGTTTTTTAaggttattataatattaaaatagagTATTAGAAGCAAGACATAAGCCATGAACgggtttttatttgaaattaaaactgCAGAAGAGAGATATTCAAGCAAGTCATGTTATTCGTGTGTTTAGTACGAAATTTTATTTGTACTAAAcagtattttattttcattagggGAGACGACAGTAGCAATGCAAAAGACAAGACATGACAAATCCGTCAACGGCCTATTTCTTGTAAGTTGTTGTAATCGTTAGATtactgaaataaataaataaataaataaaattcctcATGTTATTAATTGAACAACAAAGGTTCTTCAGTTTTATAAGGAACGAAATCATAATTTGTAAGAAGGTTGGATtctcatataaaaattaaattttataggtggataacttataattatttttataagtattttttgaactttgaatttTAGTGTTGTAATCCAGAGATCCGACTTACCAGAACTTTTCtgtaagaaaaaaaggaaaagttattaattaattaattgaaaaaataaaaagaaagaagaaaactgCAATTTACAGGGTGTAAATCACAGTCATCATGTTTATAACGGTCAGTTTCCACTTTTTCAAATGAAATACAATATTTTGGTGAAAGGGAAAAAGAGGCTTTCAGGTTTGTTGACCGTTTTCTGGCCCCAACACAACACgctcttcctcttcctttttctcttcttcttcctctttctttcaCTTACACATTACACACACATGTATTTGATGCCACCAATCTCACCCATCACCTCACACATTCCCATCATCCAAACCTTCTTCCTCTGAATGGGTTGCTTTTTCGGTTGTTTTGGTTCCTCCAAACATAGAAACCACAAGCACAAGGTTCAAGTATGTCTATGACTCTTCAATTCCCCTCACCCCTTTTGAACAACAACCCCAAGATTTTCTTTTTCGGTTTCTTTTATTCTCTGTTCCAGATAAAAACGTGATCTTTTCTTTCAATGCCATAACcccttttcttgtttttctcAGCAGCCAAACAgagctaagtttttttttttttttcagagaaATGATAGTAGCAATAGCAAGCAAGAGCAACATAGTGTCTCTTTGGTTCATGGTTGCTCCACAAATGCTATTAACCCTATACCCCAACTCCAGTAAGCAATTCCCATCTACGACCTTCAATTCCATTAGTTACATACTATTTTTGGAAGCTTTTGATATAGATATATGTGGTTTTtttatacttcttttttttgttaatgcaGGGATGAAAGTGAGGAGCAACTAAGTGTTAGCAGCAGAAAGAAAGTGACATTTGATTCCAATGTGAAGACCTATGAGCCTGTTTTAGCGGATGAAGTTGTGGAGAGGAAAAATGAGCAAGCTTTGGCCCAACCAAAGTCATCTTCCTCTGAAGATAGTTCTGTGACTTCAACGGGGTCGAACCCTCCCAACCATAGGTACCAGAATTGCCGCGACAGTGACGATGAGGAGGAAGAGATTGATTATGGAGACAGTGATCTTAGTGATGGTGatgaggatgatgatgatgccATCAAAGAAGAATGCAATGAAGTGAGTGAGGACTTTGGGGAAGATGGCATAGTGGCAACTACTGTTTCTGATGATCATGTGTTTGTTGAAGAAGAGGTTAGTGTGAAGTCCATTGGGTCCAACCCTAATGTGAGAGACAGAAGTGCTTATGTTCATCCTGTGCTGAATCCAGTGGAGAATCTCACTCAGTGGAAAGTTCTTAAGGCTAAGAGAACACCAATAAGGCCTCAGAAAGAGAATGATTTTGGGGTTGGTGTCAAAGGATCACCTTTCAGCTTGAATTATTCCGAAAGCGACACACCGAAGAAGTTGAACCGGGAGATCCGAGTTGATGCCAGCCTGTCAAATTGGTTGGTCTCACCAGAAACTACACCTGTTATTAGCAAGGCTGGCTCAGTGGCATCCTTTGCTGGTACCCCTGATAGGAGCACCTCACAGGGTTCATATTCTGTGATAAGTCATGAAGATAGGCCCATTTTAGGGGCATTGACATTGGAAGAGATCAAACAGTTCTCGGCTACTTCGTCTCCACGGAAGTCACCAAGTAGGAGTCCAGATGAGATGCCTATTATTGGCACTGTTGGAACCTACTGGAATGCTGCAGGCTCTGCTGAGGATCCTGGCTCAGTCTCTTCCTTTAAAGGAATTCCGAACTCAACAAGCAAGTACAGAGAGGTAAAGATGAGGTGAACACTTTTAAGAGATACTATTACTCATTAGTTGAGGGTGAATGATTCTGATTTGGACATGCACTGCTGTGTGGTATTGCAGGATAAGAGAGTGAATTGGCACTCAACCCCTTTTGAGACAAGATTAGAGAAGGCTTTGAATAGAGGTGCTTCTTCTGCTTATGTTCCTCGTGTATTTTAGAAGTTTGCAATACTGTGTTGATTCAAGGAGAGTGTGAATTGTGCAgggaatgtattttttttattcttttaacatGATTGAGTGTGACTTTTCCTTTTCTACTGCAATTTGTACTTGGCTTTGAAGTTATACTATAAAAATTCAGGTGCAGCTTATAACACAAAATCATATTTCATGTCTTTGCAGCGTAGCtgaaatcatattcatatttcATGCTTTAATGATTACAAAAATCATATATCTCATAAAGcaatcttttagtttttagatgAATCTTGCACTATAAATCTATCCAGCTATCAAGGATACACAGCCTGTGCATATATATGCATGCACTCGTAATTCAACTAGTGGTCTTTATGGTTATATAGAGACCCTCTCACACCGTGTTCAGTTGAAATGGGAAGATAGATATCCATACTCGTCTCCATTACACCACCTTAGCATCTTATCCCACACTGTTTGAGTGCTGGACCTGTCTGCTTGGGCAAGAAAATATCAATTCGCACCCAAATCATTGAGAAAATTATGGCTAGAACTATTGACCAGAGGACTACAATGGTAGGGGGTTCTGTTTTGCCTTCCCATTAGACCTTTGAGGAAAGGATATAAGTGCAAAATGACCCACAAGGAGAAGAAAAGCTTCCCAAAGAAAGGTCCCCATGAATCATATCCATTGTTAATGGCATCGGAGATTCCAGCCACAATTCCCACCATATTTAAGATTACAAGACTCGTTGGTGGGATGAGAAGAGTAGTCCACTTGAAGAGATAGAGCTGTCCAAATGCTGCAGTGTCATTTGCTGATTTTGCTCTCACAGTGAAATTAGTGTGTACTCCACCAACTTTAAGGAGACCTTGAAATACAGCAAAAAGGTGTGCAGAAACTCCCCCAGTGACCCAGAATTGCTCATTGCGCCACCAGTCCTGAATGCTAACCCCACTCCAGCGAAGCTCTAGCACACAGGTTAAGACGATGGAGATAAATAACGCCATCAACCAAATGCTAGCAAGGTTTGACAGCTGCACACAACAGAACTTTGGTCAGAAGACATGAACCTAATGCCTACattgttttcctttcttttaaaaGTATTAGTGTATCAGAGCTTAACAAATTGAGTTATCCTAGTAATCACAAGAGATGACTAttggtttctaatcatatttcCCATTTAATATAAACCAACTAACCATGGTGTTCGCACAAGCCAAAATCATTTAGAAGTCTTTAGGCCTATCTTTCACATAGCTCCCCTTACATCCTCAATGTGAGAATGGGAGCCTGGTAGAAATGATCATTTTGTGCATGTATATATAGTTAATGAGGAAGGATTACTGCATTCAAGCTAATTGAATGTAATAAATTGACTATTGTGCACCTACAGTGGGGATGATGAACTTTCCAGTCAGAAGACAAACAGCTGGAATTGTACAGTAGATACAATGGGATGGAAGTGAAGGGATAGACAACGGAATTAGTGTAGGCCAATCTCTGCAGCCATTTCAGTTTTCTGCTATAGCCATACCACAAAGGGCAGTCACTAAAGAAAATCTCAGTAGAACCTGAAGCCCATTTCAGAACTTGGTGTAATCGGTCTGAGATTTATAGGAGCAGATCCCTTGAAAGCTGCTTTCTTTTGCATGCAGTACACTGATTTCCATCCTCTACAATGCATGTTAAACCCAGTTAAGAGGTCTTCTGTGACTGAGCCATAAAGCCACCCAAtctgtaggaaaaaaaaagtcaagatGTTTTGATTTCTTGGAAGTCATGAAATTCTAAGTATGGGCTTACATATGGGGAAATAAAtgtctaattaaaattaaaatgcattcttgatgtgTGCAGGAGCTTTCTATCAACAAAtctagaatgttttttttttttcattttaaggacttttttttttctcgaacAAGGCAAAAGGGAAAGAGCTCATTGTAATAACTGGATTACCTCTTTTCCCCCCATTCAGTTTTCTCTTCGTAGTCACAGCTTATAACAAGAATTGCTTCCTTAATCAGTAATCGAGAGCGTTGGTTCCTTTTTGAAGTCCACCATCTTCCATCAAAGCAGAAGAAATGAAGGACAATTCCTCTTCCTCATCCTCATCAAAGTCCTCAAGCTCTTGATCAGTCTCGTCATCATCAGATGAAGACTGAGGAGAGTCACCAGAACAACAGCTGCTGCATGAAGGCCAGCTGCAACTCTCCATCTTTGGCCTTTTATCAAAAGGTGGCTCACAGCCATATAATGCCTGCCTGTTGAACACACATCCAGTACCAACATGCATAGGACCTTGAATCCCATCAAGGCATTTCATGTTGATCTATGACACCAACAAAGCAAAATTCAAGGAAGGAGTTAAGGATGAGTTAATGAAATTGCAATTTGTGTTGGGATTAGTAGAATGTTCCTTACATCAAAGAATACAGTATTGTGATTAGCATATCTGTCATTGCAATCAATGCCATCAAACCTTCGTGGAAATTGGACATAACAGAACTTCTTTCCAATTTGGGGGTCCATTAAAAAGCACATAGCCTCCCTAAGAACCTTGCTATTATTGATGTATTGGTCACAATCCAGATTCAATGCAAAAGGTGCATTGCTAAGCACAGCAGAAACTCGAACCTTTTGAGGAAATACAGCATTGTAAgagttataatttgtttttcttatatcTTGTTCATATAACTGGATGGAATTGAATTATATACTTGAAGTTTTGGGCTTTACGCTACTTACCAGAGCATTTCATAGCACCAGCTTTACTGTGATGTTGATAACCAGGACGTTTTTCCTATGAAACATACACAAGCCTTGGCAGTTCCTTGCCTTCTATGTCCAGTGCACCAGCACTTCCTAGACATACCTGCAAAGACAAGTCCatggttatatttttatattcttcgTTTGTTGACTATCCAAAGTTTTGAAGAAATACTAATTTTTCAGACTGAATTTCAACCCCTCCCTCCAATTTGATTTAGAGGGCcgaaatcaataaaaattaacatttgtcaTGGGCACAAAATCCAAATGCAGTTGCCAAACCTGAATCATTCCTGGATGATCATCCATGTTCTTTCCAGGCCATGGATTACCATCTTGCATCACCCACTCctcttcttgttttttttagccTTTGCAGCCAATTCATTAATTTTCACCTTGAATTCTTCATGCTCTCTCTGCAAAAGTGCAAAGGAAAATGTTTCAAGTCTCACACGGATAATAGaacaacataaaaagaaaatcaaacatgGCTTATATATATGTAGTCCCCACCTTCATGGCCCTGCGATCCTTAACAAATGTTGGGTGCATCTTATCTTTCAAGTAATCAAGTTTCCAAGAGAGATAAAACTCAGGTGCCCTTGGCTCAATGTTATACTTGTTACAAAAAGGAACCCATATTCTAGCAAACTCAGCAGTTTCTGACAAGGTATCAAAGAAAAGCATAGATGCACTGTCATCAGAGACATAACAGCTAACCTTCTCAACAGGATAATCAAACAGACAACACTGACAGAACCGTGTTCGCCGTTAAAATAGGTGGTTCCTTCAAAGGGTCTGCAGTGGTCACAAAGATATCAACTGGTGCTAGAAGGTTTGGCTCCCCCCCTTCACGCTCAAATCTTATGGACAAACGTTCAAGGTAAGTATCGCGAGTAATGGGGAACCACTTGGGGATTTGGTCTACTAACCAAAGACAATGCAAGCCAGATTTCACAGACTACAGAGGTTATCCATAAGGCAAGTGCTTCATGCACTGGAGTTGTTATGCGCAAGTGGAAGAAGAAAACTAGGATAATGAGACGTATGATTATGACCATGCGATACGGATTGATTAGGCTTCAAGATATTGGAACTTTGCACCACAAAGGTTGCCTTGACTCAGCCAAACTGCAAGGAGCAACACCTCCAAAAATTAGTCATGGTTGCAGTGACAACAATAAGAGGTGAAAAGAAGAATTTAATCAGGATGCATTTATAGTGTAAAAGGTTTTTTATATTGTCATCTGATCATAGCTTGTCATGTAGAATAAAATTGTTGACTTCTATAATTACTACTTTAAAAGTCACATAGCACCAAcaacaaatgaaaattaaactcaaagaaaaaggtaatttacatatatgtATATGACTTTAATTTATACACATTTAGTGTAAAATATGTTTGCATAAACATCCAGAATATTTCATCCTATTCATTAATAAATAGGATGtgacaaatattttataatgacagtatatataaatttaagtcTACGTAGATTATGAGTTCTTCAATTCATTAATGGTGTATTTGAGAGAAGACAACAACTTACAGGTAGTCATCTTCTGCTTGGTCATTGCTCTTTAAACTTCTCTTCTCTTTCCGTTTCTCTGCATTGCTGTAGAATGCTTTCTGCCCTTCAAAATCCTCATTAGCAACTACAGAACAGAAGACCAACTCAGAAAAGTGTGTATAGATTAACAAAAAACCAGAGAAAGGAAAACCATTGTGGTGAAATcaacatataattaattagcaACTTAGCATTAGAATTTGTTTATGTTTCCAAAgtta encodes the following:
- the LOC114372527 gene encoding uncharacterized protein LOC114372527 isoform X3; translation: MGCFFGCFGSSKHRNHKHKVQRNDSSNSKQEQHSVSLVHGCSTNAINPIPQLQDESEEQLSVSSRKKVTFDSNVKTYEPVLADEVVERKNEQALAQPKSSSSEDSSVTSTGSNPPNHRYQNCRDSDDEEEEIDYGDSDLSDGDEDDDDAIKEECNEVSEDFGEDGIVATTVSDDHVFVEEEVSVKSIGSNPNVRDRSAYVHPVLNPVENLTQWKVLKAKRTPIRPQKENDFGVGVKGSPFSLNYSESDTPKKLNREIRVDASLSNWLVSPETTPVISKAGSVASFAGTPDRSTSQGSYSVISHEDRPILGALTLEEIKQFSATSSPRKSPSRSPDEMPIIGTVGTYWNAAGSAEDPGSVSSFKGIPNSTSKYREVKMRIRE
- the LOC114372527 gene encoding uncharacterized protein LOC114372527 isoform X1 → MGCFFGCFGSSKHRNHKHKVQRNDSSNSKQEQHSVSLVHGCSTNAINPIPQLQDESEEQLSVSSRKKVTFDSNVKTYEPVLADEVVERKNEQALAQPKSSSSEDSSVTSTGSNPPNHRYQNCRDSDDEEEEIDYGDSDLSDGDEDDDDAIKEECNEVSEDFGEDGIVATTVSDDHVFVEEEVSVKSIGSNPNVRDRSAYVHPVLNPVENLTQWKVLKAKRTPIRPQKENDFGVGVKGSPFSLNYSESDTPKKLNREIRVDASLSNWLVSPETTPVISKAGSVASFAGTPDRSTSQGSYSVISHEDRPILGALTLEEIKQFSATSSPRKSPSRSPDEMPIIGTVGTYWNAAGSAEDPGSVSSFKGIPNSTSKYREDKRVNWHSTPFETRLEKALNRGASSAYVPRVF
- the LOC114372527 gene encoding uncharacterized protein LOC114372527 isoform X2 translates to MGCFFGCFGSSKHRNHKHKRNDSSNSKQEQHSVSLVHGCSTNAINPIPQLQDESEEQLSVSSRKKVTFDSNVKTYEPVLADEVVERKNEQALAQPKSSSSEDSSVTSTGSNPPNHRYQNCRDSDDEEEEIDYGDSDLSDGDEDDDDAIKEECNEVSEDFGEDGIVATTVSDDHVFVEEEVSVKSIGSNPNVRDRSAYVHPVLNPVENLTQWKVLKAKRTPIRPQKENDFGVGVKGSPFSLNYSESDTPKKLNREIRVDASLSNWLVSPETTPVISKAGSVASFAGTPDRSTSQGSYSVISHEDRPILGALTLEEIKQFSATSSPRKSPSRSPDEMPIIGTVGTYWNAAGSAEDPGSVSSFKGIPNSTSKYREDKRVNWHSTPFETRLEKALNRGASSAYVPRVF